The Spea bombifrons isolate aSpeBom1 chromosome 4, aSpeBom1.2.pri, whole genome shotgun sequence genome segment GAGTGAAGAGGCGGCCGCTGCAACTGGGGCGACCGCGTATAGATGAAAGGGAGTGCCGGCTGAAGACGCTACTGCTCCGCGTTGGTGACTTGGGGCTTGGGTACGACTCCGAGGAGAGTGTCCTCTTCAAGTACTGCGGTGGTGGATGCCCCAGATCACGAAACAACCACGACCTGACGCTTTCAaggcttcttcaaaagagcgaCCACCCGTCCCTTGTGGAGGACAAAATCTTTGGAGGACCATGCTGTCGCCCAACGCATTTCGAAGACGTGGCGTTCCTGGACGACAGGCACCGGTGGCACACGGTGGAGCAGCTGTCCGCGGCGGCCTGCGGCTGCGTGGGCTGAGCTACAGGAGCTGCGCGGACACCAAACAGCTGGGGCAAGCGACAGAGGGACAGAACTACAAATACACGCAATGTAACATCTGCAGGCGATAGTACAGATAGCCGCCCTGGGATCGGCGATGCAGGGAGATATATGGGAGCTGGGTTACAAATTTAGAGGCTTTTGTAAAACTTACTTAACTACTGAGTATCAGCTGGGATTAGGCTTTTGAAAgtaaaaagcttttttaaatAGCAAGACATAGGCAGTATGCACCTGAGGTCTCTaatggaagaagaagagtctAAAGTGTCTATAGGCTTCTAGCAAGGATGGAGTTAGTATGGAAATGACGCAGGAGATCCATAAATCACTAGCAGATTGCAGTTTTAAGCAGTATAGGTCATACCGTATAGTCAAGGAAAGAATTCCATTATATACGATCTTCTCTAGGTTAACCCCGGGCTGtgtaatgcattaaaaggctaCGCAAAGCAAGCGATGGGTTAATCCAGGGATATCCTGTGGGTTTTTGCAAAGAACGGGTTCACGAAaataggaagaagaaaaagtctgattttttttaatatatattaacatatataaatatcccCTGTATCATTCATATTACGCTATTCCATTtttgtagagaaaaaaaagtctttatttataaaataagttatttatttattatcttgcAATGAAAATctgaataataaaagtaaatgttttgtcAAACCTGTAAACGAATTTGCGTAATGAACATGACCGGAATTGGGAAGGATAAAGCGGGTTTGGGTTGTACGCCTGGCAGCTCATCGGGGCAGGCTTAGTGGATCTGATGTAACCCAGCCTGCGGCGGTTCCCTGTCTCTACTGCTAAGGTGAGATTTCCCGCTGCCCCTGTTTCTGAAAAGCTGATTATTTCATAGCTCTTTAAAGCCCCCTAACAAGCAGAAACAATTTAGCCAAGtgtgaaattatttattatttaacagcGTTTAAACCAATTAACTCAAAATACAGgttgtttttactttattgataAATGCCATGACAGAGCCGCTTTAACATACAGGGCACTGCTCTAGTTCCAGAGTATTAGAATGCCTTGGTCTTATTAACATTGAGTGGGGGTGCATGGAGAACTCATGGCTCCGTTATAAATCCTGGAAAGCAGTTTTATAACATGCTACCCCTTCTCTGTATTATGCTTTACATGTATGGTCATAGGTTACAAAAACATAcaagcttttaattttttttatttattactttttttacattCCTGCACAGAGATAATTTCATTACCAATTTTCAAAGGTGGGTTTCTGGGTACCCTTAAAAATGCCATCAAAGAAGGATTTTAGCTGAGATTTTGTACCAGGGGCAATTAGAAATTTCACAGGATAAAGAGCATCAGTCCTTacaaaaacaatgtattgtacaatatatttatttatttattcattcattcacacatacattcacataaGAAGGAAAATAAGACTAATTAAGGCAGTGTTAAGAATgagattattaaatatatatttttaaaaatactttccaGTACATTCTTTAACTTTACAATTCTTTAAATTAACTAAACCCAATATGTTGCACTTAGAGCAGGTGAACTAGCTGAGGGACGTAACTTTAAGCAACAAGGATGATATAATTCCTCCCATCCCTTACACCAGTCCATGCGGTACTGTCAACTCACAGGGAGGTTTCTGCAAATGACAGAGATGCGACGCTCACGTTGGACCCGCTGGCCATTGAAGAACGATTCTTCGTCCCGTAGGATTTCGTGTGTGAAGTCATAGCGTACCGCCCCGCTGCAAAACGGGAAAGGCGCTGTTAAGCACTCAAGGAGTTAAAAAATCTGCATTAATTTTAACTAATGGGACACCATTAAAATTCAGGTTATGGTGGATTCattttttagattgtaagctcacgagccGGGCCACCATAAGACCATCATTCTTGCCAGGCCCTCAACCCCCCgttatctgtatgtgtaaaagTATTCTTGTTATTTGTTAACCACTCCATATTCAGATTggacagcgctgcagaatatgttagcacttaataaaaaataatatttttttttaaaaaaaggggcaAGAGCCCCAGGGAATAAAGGGTTAGTGAAGCAGAATCTCAGAACTTCAAGATATACCGGAGGTGGTATTTGTTAACTCAGAGCCACCAGCACAACCGTAGGGGGTACAGCAAAAAGTGGCATGGGGCAGGGCCAGTGCTGGAAGTGGGCCCTGTCGATACTAACAGTGGTTAGGGTTAAAGTTGTGGTCGCCCACCTTACCCGAAAAGCAACAGCGCCGCACTTAGCTTCAGAGGATCACAAGGACTCCATGTGGGGAGCTGTAACGGAGGACTGtgattgattttacagcttcgTGGGCTACgaaggagatcagagatctctcaTACGTCCCACGGCCAGCAAGAGAGGGACAGTGGAGCAGCTAACCGGGACAGCAGGACTgtgcctgaaaatcaggactgttgggaTTTATGCTTATCGTGGCCTTCTAAGTTTAAATTGCTTGCTTTAAATTTACAAGTAACAAAAGTATGGTTATTCGTATTAAAAATGGTCTAGACTGGATTCTGGAATTCCAAAGTCCTGAGTATTCTATTTCCGGAACTCTGCATATTTCAAAGAGTCTGGGTGGCTTACGGACTCCAACCGAAGAAGAACCTTCCCTTAGTTAAAAGCACTTCATTACCACGGCCAGGAGGGAGGAATACAAATCTTCCCCCGCGCGAAATCAAAAAggactttgaataaaatgacacgataacaataaaaagtgaagacacacaacatcaTAACCGACACTGTAACTACTACTACTGCAgccaaacacttacctcggaTCTAGCGGCAGAGACGCAcaatgcttattattattattaactaagCCCGCATTCCCTAGTATTTTCAAATAAAGGGTCCCACTTCCCAAAAAAGCACACGGCTTACCTGAGAACATACAGGCAGCGTCTTGGGAGCAGCAGGTCCGCTCGATCCTCGGGGTTCTCCACAGACACCAGACGCATGACGCTACCGGAGAGGAGGCAGATCCCGGCAATAGTGCTGCCGCAGAACTAGAAcggaaaaaagagagatataCATTACAATCCGCACCGGCCGCTACCGCAAAGATGGAGGCAAATTAAACCCATCACATCGCGTCATCAGACGGCACCGACAGATGGGGGGGGCACAGAATGTCCTCCGTTTATAGGATCAAGGCTCATGGGTATCGGCCGTCAGTACAAGCGGGGCCTCTATGACGTCACCAATACCTTCAGGGGCACCCGCTAGTTAAAAGAGATccttggggtaaaaaaaaaaaagaaaaaagaaaaaagaaaaagacccTAAAATATTCTCTAATGATGTTGCAATTCTTTTTGgtgtaaaaaaagtaaaaacaaagtgACTTGTACTACTCCCAGAAGAgagccaacaaaaaaaaaccacaaaaaaacccctTGTTAAACCATGTCACaattgttataaaaataaaattataataaaaaaaattataccctatacaaaaaaaatgtttataaaaaccccaaaaaataaagtattgctCCATgtcaaaattgttaaaaaaaaatataaaaaataataataataaagtgtgtAAAAGAGCATATTGGCACT includes the following:
- the PSPN gene encoding persephin, translating into MALETNRAYEVVRSRLGSHQDSGRFSSTNGGEPRSRVKRRPLQLGRPRIDERECRLKTLLLRVGDLGLGYDSEESVLFKYCGGGCPRSRNNHDLTLSRLLQKSDHPSLVEDKIFGGPCCRPTHFEDVAFLDDRHRWHTVEQLSAAACGCVG